Genomic DNA from Thermoanaerobaculia bacterium:
GAGCGCCATGCCGGCGATGAGCGGCAGCTCGAGGAGGACGATCGCCGGCAGCGCCACGACCCCCCAGCCGCCGACGTCGAAGCCCTGAAAGCGGCCGAGCGCGACGCCCGCCGCGAGGACCGGCAGCGCGAGCAGCAGGTGTACGAGGTTCGCGAGCACGGGCACGATCGGCAGCAGCTCGGCCGGAAAGACGGCGCGCCGGATGAGGCCGGCGGAGGCCACCAGCGAGGTCGTCCCCTCGACGAGAGCTGTTGACAGCCAGATCCACGGGAAGAGCCCGCAGACCAGGAAGAGGGCGTAGGGCTCCGCTCCGGCGGCGCGCGGCTGGAAGACGATGCTGAAGACGAAGGTGTAGACCGCGAGCAGCAGGAGCGGCTGGACGAGCGACCAGAAGAAGCCGAGGATCGATCCGCGATAGCGCGCCTTCAACTCCCGCAGGGTGAGCGCGGCCAGCAGTCCGCGATGCCGGAAGATCCGGGAGGCGATGTCGATCGATGAGGTCAAGTAGACTGTTCCTCGTGTCCGTGACCCGCAAGCTTACCGTGCGCTGCCCCGAGTGCGCCGTCGAAATGGTGGTGGATGCCGCCACCGGGACGATCCTCGCGCACACCAAGCCCAAAGAGCCGCTCGCCGGCGGCCACGACTTCGACAAGCTCCTCGCCGGCCTCGACGCCGGGAAGGCTCGCGCCGAGGAGCTCTTCGAGCGCGAGAAGGCCGCCCTGGGCGACCGCGAGCGCCTGCTCGGCGAGAAGTTCAACGAAGCCCTGAAGCGCGCCCAGGAAGACCCCGACAC
This window encodes:
- a CDS encoding ABC transporter permease; the protein is MTSSIDIASRIFRHRGLLAALTLRELKARYRGSILGFFWSLVQPLLLLAVYTFVFSIVFQPRAAGAEPYALFLVCGLFPWIWLSTALVEGTTSLVASAGLIRRAVFPAELLPIVPVLANLVHLLLALPVLAAGVALGRFQGFDVGGWGVVALPAIVLLELPLIAGMALALAALHAHFKDVKDLLTSALTLLFFLTPVLFPLSAVSIPALRRLVRLNPATPFTLAYQDALFAGRFPPAALWLEMGAVALVAWLIGCWIFNRLRETLVEAL